In Beutenbergia cavernae DSM 12333, the DNA window GTCAGGCGGTCCAGCTGGTCGTGGGCGGCCGCGAGCAGGGCGGGGTGGCCGTGACCGAAGTTGAGCGCCGAGTACCCGGCGAGGAAGTCCAGGTAGGCGCGGCCCTGCGCATCGCGCACCCAGGCGCCGTCGCCGGAGTGCAGCGTGACCGGCAGGGGTGCGTAGTTGTGGGCGAGGACCTCCCGGCCGGGGGCCGTGGACCCCGTGGCGAGGCGCACGTCGGCGGTCATGCGGGCACCCCCGCCTCGCGGATCTCGAGCGTGCAGCACTTCGCACCGCCGCCGCCCTTGAGGAGCTCCGAGGTGTCGACGGCGATCGGCGTCAGGCCGCGCTCGCGCAGCTGCTCCGCGAACGTCGAGGCGCCGGGGGCGTGGACCACGTGCTCGCCGTCGCTGACGGCGTTGAGCCCGAGGTGCGCCGCGTCGTCGTCGCCGACGATGATCGCGTCCGGGAAGAGGCGGTGCAGGACCGCCCGGCTGCCGGGGGAGAACGCGGGTGGGTGGTACGCGACGAGGTCGTCGTCGAGCACCGTGAGCGCCGTGTCCAGGTGGTAGAAGCGCGGGTCGACGAGCTGCAGCGAGATGACCGGGAGGCCGAACACCTCCTGCGCCTCGGCGTGCGCCGCGCGGTCCGTGCGGAAGCCGGTGCCGGCCAGGATGTAGCGGCCGGCCAGGAGGAGGTCGCCCTCGCCCTCGTTGGTCAGCTGGGCGCGCACGGTGCGGAACCCGGCGTCGGCGAACCACTTCTCGTAGGCGGGCCCCTCGGCCGCGCGTTCGGCGTAGTGGAATCGTGCGGTGTAGCAGACCCCGTCGATGACGGTGGCGCCGTTCGCGGCGTAGACCATGTCCGGGCACCCGGGTAGCGGCTCGATGACGTCGACCCGGTGGCCGAGCTCGAGATAGAGGTCGCGCAGGCGTTCCCACTGGGCGAGCGCTGTGGCCGGATCGGTCGGCACGCCGGCGTGCATCCAGGGGTTGATCTCGTAGCTGACCGTGTAGTGCGTGGGTGGGCACATCAGGTAGCGGCGAGAGCGGACTCGGGGCATGGGTGACCTCCTCGTCGTTCGTGAGCCGATGCTAAGCCGCCGGACGCGTCAGCGCGCGGATCCTTCGGCAAACCTGTGGCGCGGCGCGCCAGGGCAGGCGGCCGGAGCTCACGGCGCGGCCCATCCGGGCGAGAGCGAGGGCGGCCATCGCGCGGCCGGACGCGCTCGTCGCACGACGCGTCGCGCGGGGCGGGAGAACGGCGAGCCACGCGTCGTACGACCAGGTCACGAGCGACGACGACGGCGCCGCGTCCGTGCCGTGCGGTCGCACCGTCAGGGTGGAGGTGCCCAGGAGCACCGGGCCGTGCTTGACGTACGTGGCCACCCCGACGGCGTCGTCGTCCGGCTCCCGCCAGACTGTGAGCTCCATCCGGTCGCGCAGCACGCCGAGCGAGAGCGCGCTGTACCGGGCTCCCGGGTGGGGGCGTCGCGGGCCCTGGACCCGGGTGAACGGGATCCATCTGTCGTGCCGGGGCAGGTCGGTCACCAGCGCGAACGCGTCGGCGGGCGGCAGGGCCAGGACGCGGCTGACGGCGGCGGGCACCGCGCCATTCTCGCCCGGTAGGCTGGCCCTCGCCCAGCGGCAGACCGCGCGGCGTCACCGGCGCCCGTGATCCGCCCCCGTAGCTCAGGGGATAGAGCAACCGCCTCCTAAGCGGTAGGTCGCGCGTTCGAATCGCGCCGGGGGCACGGGCCGGGGTGAGTCAGGTGGTCCACGGTGACCACGACGCCGTCCGAGCCCGGAGGTCCCATGCCGACGACGAGCCCGTGCCTCCTCATCGATCTCGACGACACGCTCGTCGAGCGGACCGCCGCGTTCACGCGCTGGGCGCGCGACGTCGTCGGCGAGGTCGACGGCAGCCCCGCCGACCTCGCCTGGCTCGTCGAGGCGGACGCCTCCGGGTACACGCCCCGGGCGGACCTCGCCGGGCGGATGCGCGACCGGTTCGCCCTGGAGGAGCCGGTCGACGCGCTCGTCGACCGGCTGCTGTACGAGCACGTCCGCTACGTCACGCCCGCCGACGGCGTCGTCGCCCGGCTCGACGCGCTGCGCTCCGCGGGCTGGCGCGTCGTCGTGGTCACGAACGGGACCGAGCGCCAGCAGGCGATGAAGCTGGACGGGACGGGGCTCGGCGAGCTGGTCGACGGGGTCGTCGTGTCCGAGGCGGTCGGCGTGGCCAAGCCGGACGCGCGGATCTTCACGCGCGCTCTCGAGGTCGCTGGCGCAGCGACCGAGGGCGGCTGGATGGTGGGGGACCATCCGCGCGCCGACGTCGAGGGCGGCCGGGCCGCCGGGCTGCTGACGGGCTGGGTGAGCCGGGGCCGCGAGTGGGTCGGCGGCTCGGAGCCGACGGTGACGGCGCGCACGACGGCGCTCGTGCTCGACGCCGTCGCCGACGCCGTCGCGGCGGCGTGAGGCGGTCGGTCGGTCACGTCCGCAGGCTGCTGGCGATCCGGACGAGGTCGTCCTCGGGCGGCGACCCGGGCAGCCCGAGCTCGCCGAGCACGAGGAAGAGGAACGTCCCTGAGCCGTCGGGGTACGGCACACCCCGGACGATGAGCATTGCCTCCGGGGCGTCGCACGGGTCGTCCGACGGGCGCATCGCGACCCCGGCGAAGACGGTGGCCCACTCGCCGCCGTCGTCCACCTCGTCGAGCGTGAGCCGCGGCGAGCGTCCGGGGTAGAAGTGTTGGGCGGCGCGCTCCGCCTCGGCGGCGACCGCCTCGTGGGCGTCGGTGGTCTCGTCCGTCCACGTGACGAGCGCGAGCGCCGTCACGAGCGAGGGATCGTCCGGGCAGAAGCCGCGTCCGTGGACGGGACGCGGGGTCTCGGCGTCGCCCTCGCCGACGATGTCGATCTCCCACGACGGCGGCACCGAGAACGTGCCGTTGCCGAACGACACGTCCTGCCAGGCGCCGTCGTCGGGACCGGCGGAGGGCGACTCGGACGGCGTCGTCGTCATCTCCTCTCCGGAGCCGGCCGACGGCTCGCCGGGCGGGTCCTGAGACACCGAGGACTCCTCGCCGCCCGGGGCCTCCGGCGACCCCGCACCGCCCGCGCATCCGGCGAGCAGGGCCGCCCCGAGCGCTGCGGCCACCGCGACCGTCCCGCCCGCACGTCGTCGTCGTCGTCGCCCCACCGTGTTCTCCCCGCTCTCGCGCCGTTCGCGGTCCGACCGAGCCGCGCTGCAGGCACGGTACGAGTGCGCGGTTGCGCGTCCCTTGCACGAGACGCGCCACCCTGCCGGGCGACGCAGCGCGCGTGCAGCGCCCTCTTCCGCAGGGGCAGGACCGCTGCTACGGTCGCGTTTGCAACGTGGCAATACTCATCGATCAGGGGAGCGACGACGATGTCGTGGACACGGAGCAGGACGATCCTCGCGGCGCTGGCGGCCGCGACGGTCAGCGGGTTGATGGCCGCCGCGCCGGCGGCGGCCGACGCACCGGGGGAGTACGTGCACACCCCGGCGGGCCCGGACGAGAGCAACATCTACGCCCGCACGATCGCGCTGGAGCACGCCGGCGAGCTGAACGGCCGGCTGCTCATGACGTTCGAGCGCGACAACCCGACCGGCGGTCCGATCGAGCTGATCGTCAAGAGCAGCGACGACGACGGCGCCACCTGGGAGACGCTCAGCACCGTGGCGGACGAGCGCGACGCCACGCCCGTCTCGCGCATGTGGCAGCCCGAGCTGTTCGAGTTCCCGACCGCTCTGGGCGAGCATCCCGCCGGGACGCTCATGCTCGTCGCGAACCTGGTGCCGGCCGACGGCTCCGTCACCGAGTTCTTCTCCTGGTACTCCCACGACCACGGCGCCACGTGGGAGCCCGGCGCCGTCGTCCAGACGGGCGGTACGTTCGGCCGCGGCATCTGGGAGCCGCACCTCGTGCTCGACCGGCGCGGCGCCCTCCAGATGTACTTCGCCGACGAACGCTCGGCGCCGGAGCACAGCCAGATGATCGTGCACGTCACGTCGCGCGACGGTGGCGCGACGTGGAGCGACGTCACGCGGGACGTCGCCAGCGCGTTGCCGGGCGACCGCCCCGGGATGCCGAGCGTGACGCGGATGGGCGCACGGGGCGACTACGTGCTGTCCTACGAGATCTGCGGCCGCGCGCACTGCAACGTGCACGTCAAGACCTCGCGCGACGGCGCCCGCTGGGGCGACCCGGCCGACGTCGGGCCTCAGGTCCGCACCGAGGACGGTCGCTACCCGGGCCACAGCCCGTTCGTCACGTGGGTCCCGAACGCGGACGGCGGTCAGCTCGTGCTGTCGGCGCAGCGCGTGTTCTCCGAGGTGGGCGACGCCCCCGCACCGGAGGACTACCGCGCGCTCTTCCTCAACGACGGCGACGTCGACGGCCCGTGGGACTGGGCCCCCGCGCCGTGGACCGTGAGCAACGCCTCGCCGGGCTGCAACGCCAACTACAGCCCGCACGTCATGCCGGCCGGAGCGCCGGGCGACGTCCGCCTCACCGCACCGACCAGCTTCGGTGCGGCGGGACCGTGCGCGGAGGCCACCGGCGTCGCACAGGTCGGGACGATGCCGTTCGCGTCGGCGTTCGGGGAACGTGGGGAGGCCGGCTGGATCACGTACGGCGGCAGCTGGCAGGTCGACGGCGACGTGTACCGGCAGACGGACGCGAGCGGCTTCCCCAAGGCGGTCACCGGGTCGACCGGGTGGACCGACTACACGGTCCGCACCGAGATCATGGTCGGCCCGCAGACCGTCGACGCCGGACTCCTCGCCCGGGTGAGCGACCCGGCGGAAGGGCCGGACTCGCACCACGGCTACTACGCCGGCGTCGACCCGGTCGGGGGGCGGATCTTCCTCGCGCGCCAGGACTACGCGTACATGGAGCTGGCGGGCGTGAGCGTGCCCGGCGGCATCGCCCGCGAGACGTGGCACGAGCTGGAGCTCACGGTCGTCGACACCCGCCGCGGCGTGCGACTCGAGGCGACCTGGCGCCCGGCGAGCGGCGAGGAGGTCACGGTCACGGCGCTCGACCCCTACGACTCGTTCACCAGCGGCATGGTCGGGCTCCGCAGCCATGACGGCGAGGTCGCGTTCCGCTCCGTCACCGTCGAGCCCGCCTGACACCGGAGGATGGTCACCGTCCGCGACGTCGCCGCTCGGGCCGGCGTCTCGCCGCGGACGGTGTCCAACGTCGTCAACGAGCATCCCCACGTGAGCGCCGAGACCCGGCGGCGGGTCGAGCTCGCCATCTCCGAGACCGGCTACCGGCCGAACCTGACGGCGCGCTCGCTGCGCCAGGGGCGGTCCGGCCTCATCGGCCTGGTGGTCCCCGAGGTCGACGTCCCGTACTTCGCGGAGCTCACGCGGGCGTTCATCGACGTGCTCGGCGAGGAGTACACGCTCGTCGTCGACCAGACCGACGGACGCCCCGAGCGGGAGCGGGACGTCGTGTTCCACCGCGGGCGCGCCGGGCTCTTCGACGGCCTGATCCTCAACCCGCTCCAGCTGGGCGCGGACGAGCTCGCCCGCCGGGGACCCGGTACGCCGCTCGTCCTCATCGGCGAGCAGGTCACGTCCGAGCTGTTCGACCACGTCGTCATCGACAACGTGGAGGCCGCCCGGGAGGCCGTGCGCCACCTCACGTCCCAGGGGCGGCGACGGATCGCCGTCGTCGGCGGCGAGCGCGAGTCCTGGACGCACACGACGATGCTGCGTGCCCAGGGCTACCGGGAGGCCCTGGAGGAGGCCGGGCTGCCGTACCGGGACGGGCTCGACGCGCGGACCGGGGCGCTCCACCGCGCCGACGGCGCCCGCGCGATGGCGCACCTGCTGAGCTCGGGCGAGCGGCCGGACGCCGTGTTCTGCCTCAACGACCTCGTCGCGCTCGGCGCGTTGCGCACGCTGGCGACCGCGGGCGTGCGGGTGCCCGACGACGTCGCCGTGGTCGGGTTCGACGACGTCGAGGACGGCCGGTTCAGCACGCCGACGCTCACCACCGTCGCTCCGGACAAGGCGCAGATCGCACGCCTCGCGGTCGAGCGGCTCCGGCTGCGGATGGCGGGCGACACCTCGCCCGGCGCCACGATCGTCGCCGACCATCGGCTCGTCGTCCGGGAGAGCACGGCCGGCCCGGCACGGGCGGAGCAGGAACGACGACGGCGCCCGCCACCCTCGTGAGGTGACGGGCGCCGTCGTCGTCGTTCGAGCGCGCTCAGCCCTGCGCGCTGAGCCAGCCGGCGAGCCGGTCCGGCCGGTCGGTGATGATGCCGTCCACGCCGATCTCGAGGAGCTGCGCCCACTCGTGCGGCTCGTTCGGCGTCCACACCATGCACTGCATGCCGGCTGCCCGGATCTTCCCCGGCAGCTCCGGACGCTCGAGCACGAGCGGGAACTGCGGGTTGAGGGCAGTGACGCCGAGCTCGGCCGCGAGGGCGAGCACCTCGTCGTCGATCCTCTGCACGAGGAAGCCGCGCGGCTCGTTCGGGACGATCTCACCGAGCATCCGCAGGATGTCCGGGTAGAACGTCTGGGCGAGCACCCGGTCCGCGATGCCCGCCTCGGCGACCTGCGTGAGCAGGCGCTCCAGCGGCTCGCGGTCCCACGGCGCCTTGATCTCC includes these proteins:
- the ddaH gene encoding dimethylargininase yields the protein MPRVRSRRYLMCPPTHYTVSYEINPWMHAGVPTDPATALAQWERLRDLYLELGHRVDVIEPLPGCPDMVYAANGATVIDGVCYTARFHYAERAAEGPAYEKWFADAGFRTVRAQLTNEGEGDLLLAGRYILAGTGFRTDRAAHAEAQEVFGLPVISLQLVDPRFYHLDTALTVLDDDLVAYHPPAFSPGSRAVLHRLFPDAIIVGDDDAAHLGLNAVSDGEHVVHAPGASTFAEQLRERGLTPIAVDTSELLKGGGGAKCCTLEIREAGVPA
- a CDS encoding SRPBCC family protein, which gives rise to MPAAVSRVLALPPADAFALVTDLPRHDRWIPFTRVQGPRRPHPGARYSALSLGVLRDRMELTVWREPDDDAVGVATYVKHGPVLLGTSTLTVRPHGTDAAPSSSLVTWSYDAWLAVLPPRATRRATSASGRAMAALALARMGRAVSSGRLPWRAAPQVCRRIRALTRPAA
- a CDS encoding HAD family hydrolase translates to MPTTSPCLLIDLDDTLVERTAAFTRWARDVVGEVDGSPADLAWLVEADASGYTPRADLAGRMRDRFALEEPVDALVDRLLYEHVRYVTPADGVVARLDALRSAGWRVVVVTNGTERQQAMKLDGTGLGELVDGVVVSEAVGVAKPDARIFTRALEVAGAATEGGWMVGDHPRADVEGGRAAGLLTGWVSRGREWVGGSEPTVTARTTALVLDAVADAVAAA
- a CDS encoding family 16 glycoside hydrolase; this translates as MSWTRSRTILAALAAATVSGLMAAAPAAADAPGEYVHTPAGPDESNIYARTIALEHAGELNGRLLMTFERDNPTGGPIELIVKSSDDDGATWETLSTVADERDATPVSRMWQPELFEFPTALGEHPAGTLMLVANLVPADGSVTEFFSWYSHDHGATWEPGAVVQTGGTFGRGIWEPHLVLDRRGALQMYFADERSAPEHSQMIVHVTSRDGGATWSDVTRDVASALPGDRPGMPSVTRMGARGDYVLSYEICGRAHCNVHVKTSRDGARWGDPADVGPQVRTEDGRYPGHSPFVTWVPNADGGQLVLSAQRVFSEVGDAPAPEDYRALFLNDGDVDGPWDWAPAPWTVSNASPGCNANYSPHVMPAGAPGDVRLTAPTSFGAAGPCAEATGVAQVGTMPFASAFGERGEAGWITYGGSWQVDGDVYRQTDASGFPKAVTGSTGWTDYTVRTEIMVGPQTVDAGLLARVSDPAEGPDSHHGYYAGVDPVGGRIFLARQDYAYMELAGVSVPGGIARETWHELELTVVDTRRGVRLEATWRPASGEEVTVTALDPYDSFTSGMVGLRSHDGEVAFRSVTVEPA
- a CDS encoding LacI family DNA-binding transcriptional regulator; translated protein: MVTVRDVAARAGVSPRTVSNVVNEHPHVSAETRRRVELAISETGYRPNLTARSLRQGRSGLIGLVVPEVDVPYFAELTRAFIDVLGEEYTLVVDQTDGRPERERDVVFHRGRAGLFDGLILNPLQLGADELARRGPGTPLVLIGEQVTSELFDHVVIDNVEAAREAVRHLTSQGRRRIAVVGGERESWTHTTMLRAQGYREALEEAGLPYRDGLDARTGALHRADGARAMAHLLSSGERPDAVFCLNDLVALGALRTLATAGVRVPDDVAVVGFDDVEDGRFSTPTLTTVAPDKAQIARLAVERLRLRMAGDTSPGATIVADHRLVVRESTAGPARAEQERRRRPPPS
- a CDS encoding glycerophosphodiester phosphodiesterase, which translates into the protein MSAPLVIAHRGNSSVAPENTLVAYAAAARAEVAMIEVDVRMTADGEGVLVHDTTVDRTSNAQGLVADLDTEEIGRIDAGAWFDASFAGTRMPMWAETVDFFVSHPEVGMLLEIKAPWDREPLERLLTQVAEAGIADRVLAQTFYPDILRMLGEIVPNEPRGFLVQRIDDEVLALAAELGVTALNPQFPLVLERPELPGKIRAAGMQCMVWTPNEPHEWAQLLEIGVDGIITDRPDRLAGWLSAQG